Within the Trichoderma breve strain T069 chromosome 3, whole genome shotgun sequence genome, the region TGCTCGTACCAGCGCCCTATGAGCGACGGGGAGCTTTGCAGCCCCAAAAACTCAACATTGGAACCTGCAAGAGTCGCCATGGCAGCCGGCAGGGGTCTGAGACGAGGCAGCATGCAAACAATAAGACGGCGAGCAGAGTTTGGGCCGTCTGAGGACGCTGATTCGGCTGATTCCGCCGCACGATGCACCCATTCGTTTACGTACAGCCTTTGATGCAGAGACTTGCAGAGGCTATTCGCACCCGCATCTCGCGCTAGAGGCCTGCAAAGCATTCGGCCTGCCCTGTTGCGTGTCGTCATCAGACACATGCAAAGCGGTCAGTTTCCGATAGATGCCATCATACTTTCATAAATACTCCGTTGCTCCATGGCCCATgttgttctttttccttctggCCTTTTTTTGGCCCTTAGCTGCTGCTAAGCGGTgatccatctttttttctttcttttctgtccTTTCTTCCTTCGGCCGGTGGATTCATGCAAGGCTCGAGGATGCATGACAGACCCATATCCTGGtgtttacttttcttttgtttacTTTGCATGAACGGCGCTCTCATCTCAcgggtgctggtgctggtgctacTCCTTTATTGGTATTATCATCGCCACTCTTACCTGCAGGTGATTGTGAAACACGGCAACGCCATGGTTACCGAGAGAAAGGACCTGGGTTTTGTGAAGGACGCTTGAGCCAGCAAATTTCCAGGCCCTGGCTGCGTTATCAAAGATGTGCGCATTTGTGTCTTACAACCCAATTTGTGTATGTACGTGGACTCGTATATACGGAGCATGACCTCCTTTGATCCACCCCGATCCCGTAGGGCTCAACCAACTCAACGAACCCAGGCTTTAGGCCCATTTACTCCAGTCCTACCTGAGGGCCAGCAGATGGACAATCTTGTTTGATCCAGGGTGGTAAACTCTATTTTTATGACGGTAACCTGCACAGCACATTGCAACACAACATAACATAAGTCTCCATCCACACTGGCGGTCCCTTAGCGTCGGGCCATTTCTTATCCATGGATTTTTTGGGGtcggtttcttttttatgTCAACAAACGGActggtttttcttctcctcagaCCCCCTGGCTCCTATTCCACTGCACGCAATCATCAAACTTGACGCCCGTCCCGCCGAAACAATCCAAAGCACTCCCTATCGTGAGATCGACTTTACCCCGGCTCAGCCTCTTGACCGTTTCTAAATCCTCCAATTGCCGACCTCCGCCGGCATATGTGACCGGAATAGAGCACCACTCTGCCAGACgctcaacaagcttctcGTCAATCCCCCTTTGCAGCCCTTCATTGTCCGCAGCGTGGATGAGAAACTCTGAGCAGTAGGGCTCCAGCAACTTTATTGACTCTGCAGATGTTTAATAAAAATGAGCCCGTAATCAAAATTACCAAGGGATTGATTACTAGGACTAACCTTGATTGATTTCCATGTCTGTCAGCGTCTGCCACTTGTTCATGGCAACAAACCATTTCTCCCCCTGACGGCGACAGCTGAGATCAATGACCAGCTTCGCCTTGTCTCCTCCTAGAGCCCCGAGAACAGCATCCAGTCTCTGCTGGCTGAAATGGCCATCCGGGAAGAGATAGGACGTGATGATGACCTAACGAAGGAGCATCCGGGTTAGCACCTCGAGACGATTTTGGTTGACGTAACACACAGGGGGCCGTCTATTCTATACCTTTTCTGCTCCCGCATCAATCCACTCCTTTGCATTCGTATCCTTGATGCCGCCTCCCACTTGGAGTCTTCCAGGCCATGCCTGCAGAGCCTGTTTCGCAGCGCCATCGTTTCCCCCGCCCAGCATAATCACATGAGCGCCCTCAAGCTCATTGTCCCTGTACAGCTGCGCAAAATACTCCGCCGGATGCTGCGATACGTGGTTTGTCTGAAGGGCCTCGGATGAGCTGTCCAGGGTGCCGCCGACAATCTGCTTCACCTGGCCGGCATGCAGGTCAATGCAGGGACGAAAGCGCGTCATGGCGATGCGAGCCCCGGATTCACAAGAGCGACAATTGCGATTTGAGAATTGCAAGTTTTATGACTCTTTTCAAAGATCTTGCCCGCTATCCGCCTTGTGGGGCTGTTAGTGTTGTGGATGATGTGACGCCACCAGTTTCACGGCACTAAAGCAAACATCGGCATTTACTGTTCTCGATTAACGTCTGAAGATTGTATCGGGTTTCTTTATTTGTGACAGCATTAAATATATTCCCAAGATTTGATTGGTGTAGTTTACATCAGTATTTTGCTTCAGATTGCCTGTAGTAGCCACTCAATTGCTTGGCTGCTCCGTAATTAGAGGCGATTTGTTGATTCTAGGGTATTTGGTAGTGTATTCGTGTGCTAGCCGTATCCCAGAGTTGTCCTTTAGTTCTCCACACCAACAActttttgtttactttcttCATGAGTTGTGTGTTTCGAGGCGTTATCCATCTCAAAGATAACAAAGTCGTGTGGTGTAACAATAACAAACCTTTCCGCCCTATCACATGAACTACTGTCTTATCAGCATGGCTGTCAACGGAATAGGTGCATCCAAGTACAACATTGATACTCGCTACCCTGAATTTCTTCCCTCTGTAACTCTATAGAAGCAAGAAATGCATGGGTAAACCTGAACAAGTTCTTCAACTACTTTAGAATGCTCATAGCATATTATTGAAGCCTCAAGCCGCTGCAAGTTCGAGCAAATGATAACCAATAACTTCAAGCCAACTCACAAGCTTCCCGCCAATAGAAACCTGCCCACTCAGCCACGCCGTTTGCGGTTTGTAGGCCTCCATACCACAGTGACTGACGCCCAGTATTTTAGCTATCTGCAAAGGTAAGCTTCCTTTCTACGTAATCTCCCCTCCCTCAACGAACATGAACCACTTCACGCATATGCACATACGACCACATCCCTGGACCACCACAACGCCTTTTTGCAACTTCGTCAACCCCTAATGAAGACTTTTGGATAATGAACGAAAGCACCTGGGACACCGCCTcaatcatcaccaccagtTCGGCAGACGAGTGTCACACGCCCACCCCCTCCACAATGTCAGACCCCGTCCACATCAAAGACGACATCCTCACCATTCAGTCGGTAGAGCACCATCCCAAAGCCGACAAGTTTTTCATGATTCgggagaagcaaaagccaCACCGCATAATCacgctcttcttcggcgaTCTGGTACTCGTGGAAGACCAGTTCGCTGCACAAGGATGGCTGTGGAAATGCGTCAAGAAATCCGGCTGGTACGGCTTCCGCAACGTCGTCTCCGGCTCGTACCTTGGGTATAAGGGGCAGAGCAAAACGCTACAAGCTTGCATGCCGCATCACAAATCTAATGAGCACTTCATGACAGAGAGGCATGAAGACGGCGGCTATGTGCTCTTGACGATTCATGGTGAGGAGCTGTGGCAGGTGGCCATCTCTGAGGACGGCAAGTCGTTGGTCgagaaaaaggcagaagaagggGCGGGAACAGCTTGGGATTTTGTCGAAATTGGCAAGGCTCACGCTCTTTACCTCAGGTAGTGAAAGGAAATTTACCCGTAGCAAATTTGGCGATTGCACCTTTCATTTTGCCGGCCATCACGATTAGGACTGGTATGGATACTGGCATAGGAAGTTTTGCGATATGCACTTTTCATTTCGGCGAATATCACGATTAGGACTGGTATGAATACTGGTATCATATTAAATTCATTGCAAAAAAACAGAATCCCCGCTTAACTCGCTATATCTACGACAAGGAaatttatttcttttccgCAGAGTGATCCTCACGCACGCTATCCGACTGCGCAGCGGCGTCCAGGCCCTCCAGGCCATCCAAGCCGTCAACGGTGCCGTGGAACATGCCTTGGATGTCCACGACAGGTCCCTTGTACGTCTTTCGGCCGCCGAAAACCCAAGTACCGCCCGAAATGAGGAGAATGACGCCAAAGGCGACAATGCAGTAGTTCATGTTGGCAGGGGTGACGGGAAGCTCCGGAGGGAACACGAACAAGACGGTGGTCAAGATAGCCCAAAGGATTCCAACCTGTCAATGAGAGTTAGCATCTTTGGTCTATACGTTTGCGCTGAGTGTACAGAGAACAAAAACTTACAATGTTCATAATCCAGCCGAAAGGCTCGGGAATCCTGAAAGAGCGATTCTCCGGGAGCATCTTTCGGCCTCGGAGGACGTTGATCGCCGGGGGAATGGCATAGGTGACACCAAGAGCCACAACGGATGCCGAtgtgatggcgttgaaggtgCTGCTAGAGCCcaagaagatgcagccaAAGATGATGACCCAAGCCACAGTCCAGAGCAGAGCGTTGATAGGGACGTCGAGAGTGGGGTGCACCTGAGCGAAGACACTGCTGAAGGGCATTCCTTTGTCACGAGCGAAAGCGTAGCTCATTCGGGTGCTGGTGGCGACCAGGGTGACGGTGGTGAAAAGCATGCAGACGAGGGGGAACATGAGGAGGCACACACTGCCAGCCTTGCTGTTGGTTGCGTCCATGAAGATCTGCAGCAGCGGACCGTAAGCAGCACTGATGACGTCGTCGACGTCCTTGATgcagaagagcagcgcgGTGAGGAAGATGAATCCAGTGAACATGCCAATGCCGATGCAGTAGAGCATGATCTTGGGGCCCTCCTTGTGTGGCTCCGGAATTTCCTCAATCATGTGGGCAACCGCATCGAAACCTGTTCAAGTGAGACGAGTTAGCAGTGCCCTTTCTCTGTGATTCAACAGATATCGGTTCAACGTACCTGTCAGGGCAAATGCTCCCTGCAGCAATCCGAGCAGCCAAGCCATTCCATCAGGCCAGCCAACCTCATTGATGAAGTTGCCGTAGACAAACTCGCCAGACTGGTAATCCGGGGACGCGGTAGCCAAAACCGTAATGCTGATAATGACGAAGCCGGCAACCGACCAGAAGAACGCGGCCTTGGTGAAGAGAGGCAGAATTCTGGTCATGAAAGCATTGATGACCAAGGCAATGAGAGCGAAGCCGATGTAAATCAGGAATTGATGCCAAGCCTTAGGCTCATAGTCGGGGTGAAGCAGCGAAATGATGTTCACGATGAATGTGCTGCCAAGCAAACCACCGGTGGCACTAAGAGCAACCCAGCCGGATACATTGATCCACCCAGTCACATAGCTAATACCGCGACTCCATCGCTTCCATGAAACAATGGCGGCCCAGTGATACTGACCTCCAGCTGTGGGGTAGGCGGAAAGGAACTCGGCGAGAGAAGCAGCCTGGCACAGATTGCAGATACCGGCCACGATCAGACCCCAGATGACGGAACTAGCGCCGCCGGAGGGGAGAGCGAGTGTAattgaagctgccaaggccgtCCATGTGTTGAggatggcaaaggcaagaCCCAGCATAGAAATCAGGGAGAAATTCCGCTTGAGTTCCTGCTTGTGACCCAGTTGTGCCAGGGCGGCAGCCTCTGGGGTGAGGTCATGTTTGGGGTCGTTGCTGTAGTCTTCCATTTTCGTCTTGGAGAAGCAGGACAACTTGGAGAAAGGAAGAATAAGAAGGGAAAGTGAAATGATATAATAGAGAATACAAGAGAAGCGCTAGTTGACCGACCGGACCGGAACCGGGAACGCAACCGGGACTGATGATGCTCTAAGGCGTCAGACTACCGGCACTGATGGGGGCAGTTGATAACGCAGCTAGTGCACAGAATTCGGGACATTTCTCAATGGGCGATAGACAATCGGGGCCCCCGAGAACGGCCCATGCTGGGGACGGGGAACTGGAGAAATTTGGGGTCCCCCTTCCCCCAGAAATGCCCGTTTTTGATAAGACGATGAAACTCTGCAATGCGCTGATTCGACGGTGAGATCCTAAAACCATCTAGCTCCAACTTCCCCATCCAATCACCCTCCCCGCCGGCCACGCGGATGCGCGAGTTAACTTTTCTTGGAACTGCCCACGCGCGATGCTCCGAATCGTCGACCAAATAGGTGAAATTTAGAGATTCCGTCATGTTGATGGCGTTTCGCCTCCAGCATTACCAAGTCACGGGGGTTGCGGCTACCGATATCCAAGTGGGACGCGTTAGGTAAAGAGTGAGACGCCGCTTGAGATAGTCTGGCGTTTGGTTATCGGCAGTGGGCCCCAGTGTGTGTCGCAGCATCACAATCATCAAAGTGGAAGCCTGGAGACAGGCTGGTGCGCTAGCTGGAGCAACCCTGACTCAAGATCATCTCAGAGGCCATGGTCCAGCCCCTGCCTTATCTCCAGATATGGCTCCATTGCGTCCATTGAGCTGTCCGGGTAGTAATCCTCATGTATAATGCGATGGATACGGCCTCGTGGGGATCCATGTCTGCGCACATGCCCAGCAACCTTCCTAGATAAACTCCAGGCACCTTGCGCCTGATCTCGTTCCTGCACGCACACTGTTCTTCCATTCGGCGTAGTGCCTGGCTGAAGAAAAACTTTGATGTATGCCACACTGCAGATTTGGCCACATGCCGTAGATCCCGCTGACGAGAGGGCTTGGCTTCATCTGGGCGCTGAGTGGCCCAAACCTCCCCAAAAGCCTCCAAACCGCCATCCCAAGGCACGGCCGAGTCAAGCCAGTGGCGGCGATTTTTCCTTCTGCACATATTCTTCCCGGCCTTCCTTGCTGTTCCCCACACCTCGGTATGCGCTAGCAAGCCACCTTTCCCCCTGCCATTTGACACTTTGCTCCGTTCCCCGACATCCTCAGCCTCTCCAGCTGGTGCATTTCCCCCGACATTTCCCATGACATTTTGACAAGCTCGCCTTGACGGGCAATTCATTAGTCAATGATATCCAAAGACAGTGTATTCTTGTGGGTTTCCGGGATTCCACGGAGGCGAACTTGACACGAGAGTGAACCTTCTCCCCGCACTATTCAAGCGCCACATCGGAACCGGCTCGAGGTTCTGAATCGGTGTAGTCAGAAAGTTGCCCCATTGTGTCGAAATGACACCCACAGAATATCATACCATGAGGTAAAATCTCGCCTGTCAATGGTCACAACACGGTTCAAAATACCACCTTCCCACGATCCCCCGCAAACACTATTTCCCCAGCCTGACGGGGCCGCGGAGTCTCAGCCTGGGGAAGCGAAACCTTGGGGAAAGGGGATGAATGACCGGGCCGGTCAAAGTTGACTGAGGTTGTAATTCCATCGTCACTTGTCGTCGGATCACGGAATCATGCAGTAATCAAGATTCGCTTTGATACTGCCAAGTCTAGATCTCGTGGTGGCGTTTTTGCCACCGCCAAACAACGTGCGGTTCTCCTGGATGGCACGTGATTACACTTGCTGTTATCTTTTGTTCTAGACGTACGATGGAAATCAGGCACCAAGGCCGCGAGACTCGTGTCAGCACCCGTATTCCAATCTCCTATCAGTTTGATGTTTATTTTAGCTGAGAATCCGTATCTGCGATTAGCCACCTAGAGCAACACTTTAATGCTAGAATTACTCGTGTGATTTTGACTATTGCGGAGCCTCATGCCAAAACTGGTTAAAGGGCATCCTATCAGTGGGCTGATCGCCTCTCTCTGGTGAAATTGACAATGAATAATGAGACATATATCGCACTTGCCCATGCTGACCTTTGATATCCTTCGAGTAGCCTATTGGACGTGTTCCAGATAACTCCTGATTTTGCGCCGATTATCGGTCCTGGAAGTGAATTTGTGTGTTGCGTCGCATCTTGTGCGATTGTTTGCTCGGACTGGCGGCATCTTCCGAACAGCTAGACAGAAAATCAGTTTAGCGCGCGACTACACACAGCCGGCAATCAAGGTGGCCACTTGAGCTGTCACTTGTGCTCTTCAAGCTGCCAACATGAGTTGCCAAGTTCGGAATATCCTGGGTCCGTCAATGGTCAGTCTAGCTTCCTGAGTGTCTCTACAAAGAGCCTGAGCAAGAAAGGTGCAGGGCAATGGCCTACTCGAAATGATGGACCTTCCTGGGACCATCAAGTCTGAGCTACACGAACTCCGAAGCACCATTTTGGGGATTCTCGAAATGAGGCACAAGTCATCTTGCCGTTTGGTTCATGATTtatttgtgttttctttttccaaatTTCTTTCGCTTTGTATACTTTTATGCGTGTTATATAAGCTTAGTGCTAGTATCTACCGAGTACTATTGCGAGGTGGTGTCGCCGAGCTAACTCATCCTGGTGTTGGATCTTATAGCTCCAGATATGATCTCCAGGGCTATCTTAGCTGCATGACTTTGCGCCTTTACATCTACATGCAGCGATGGTCCGGTTGATGATTTGGTTCTCTAGTATGTCGAATAAAATTCCATCACTGATCGCAAAATGCCAAGGTTTGTCTCGCGTAGCCTCGCGTCTTGTTCTGCCTTCCACTCATCTGAAAAAGGATAGGTGATATAACCATCTGGATCTATTACTGAGTGCGACTTGGACCGGTCTGGCAGCGTTAGAGGTATTCCTTTCTTGATGCGATAGACGAGGTCTGGATTCGACATGAAGGGCGCGCCAATAGACACCGCAATGTCGGCCACCCCGATATATCTCTCGATAGCCTCGATGGCGCTTGTGGCATCAAAACCGTGGTTCAAGACGATTGGGCTTGTCATTCCCCACATACGGATGAGAATGTCATTGCTGTCGCCGAATAAAGCTTCTGCAGAGTTTGTCTGCCGAGCTCTAAAAGCCTCTACCAAGTGTAGATATGCGAGTTTTAGGCCGCGGAGTTGCTGGATAAGATAGATGAACTGTGGCATGGGATCGTGCATCCTCATTCCCTGCCAGGAACACCATGGCGACAAACGAATTGCAGAACGCTCAGGGCCAACGGCATCCACAACCGCGCGCATGACTTCGAGTGCAAACCGGGAGCGGTTCTCAACACTGCCGCCGTAACAATCTGTGCGCTGGTTCGATGTGTCTTGGATGAACTGGTCGATGAGGTAGCCATAACCGCCGTGGACTTCGACTCCATCAAACTCAGCATCAAATACGGCGCGCCTTGCGGCCGTAGCAAAATCTTTTACCAGGGTATTGATCTCTTCCGTGGTCAGCTCTGCAGGTGTCGGATGCCCTTTGCTACAAGGTATTGAGCTTGGAGCGGCAAATCTGACCGAGTCTCTAGGCAGACCAAACAAGACTGCGTCTTCTTCTAGTACTCTGGGGTTTGCGACTCGGCCAAGAGCCCCGATCTGAAGGTAGATTCGCGACCCCTGAGCATGAACAGCGGCTGTGACGGCTTTCCATGCCGCAACTTGTTCATTCGTCCAGATTCCAGGAGAGTGTGGGTAGCCAGACGCACGAGGAGATATCATGGTCATTTCCGTTATTACAAGAGACCCTGGATAACTGGCGCGTTCAGCGAAATAAGTAGGCACCATAGGGACCAAAGGCACGTGCCGCCGGCTATTTCGAAgccttgccattggcgccaTGACGATGCGACTAGAAATGGCTTCATTCCCAAGTTTTAGGGGGAGATATAGAACGGTGTTTGCCGCTGGACAGTCCATCGTTGCTGTGGACTCCATGAAGATGACAGTCGGTAGTGTTGATACGTAAGTCTACGAGATCGGAGAGCTCAAGTCGAGGAAATATGATGCAATATGATTCAATATGATGTAGCTGACCGATAGACAAccgaaagagagagagagatagtGAAGCATGAAAGCCCAGCCCATACAACAAGAACCCGAGTATTGCACAGAGCTATGAGAGCAGCTCAGCATGGTGGCTCGTTGTGAAAACTAGTCTAATCCCCATACTTATAACAGCGGGCATCAGCCTAGATTTCATATTGTGCGCACCTCGTTTAAGCACAATACTGGAGGCGATTGATTGGAATAGCTTGCGGACGTTCAACTTGTTTGAGCCAAGGCTGACGCATTTTCACACCGTCTCATTGCTGCCGAGCCACCAAGTTGATGTGGAGGCGGCAAGCAAACCTCCGGGATTATCTGCCAAACAACTTTTTCCGAGGAGCTTTGGAGCTTTGGTTGGTTCTTTCGAAGATCAACTAAGCTCTGGGTGGGTTGGATTGCAGGGCGTGCCTTGAACACGAGGGATCATCTTACATGTTAGTCTCAGGGGGGCTGTGGCTTTCGAGGTGGCGGGCCGTTAGTATGCCATTCCTGGTACGTGGAATGTACGGATATGTAAACAGCAGGGGCAGCAGGTGGCGAGGATATCGTGAGACTTCATCGATGTTTATGACCATATCCCGGCCACAGTTGCGGCGTCCAGATGTCAGAAGCCAGGCCGCCAAGCTGCAGTTGGCATGTGTGAGCATATATCTAGGTTGATTCTCACATTCGTCCGGACTTGACAGAGTCGTGTTGGAGCGATTGATAATCCTGAGAAATCATAAACAAACGGCTTAGAAACCGTTGTCGTTTCTTTCTAGAGGCCCCGTCGATGAGGTGCATAGCATCAACATGAATGTCCGCCTGCGGCCGCCGCATCCCGCAGTCAGAGTCCGCAGCCCCGCGCGTTCATCTGCCATGCAATGCAACCCGGATAGATGGCCGGAACTGCCACATTTGGCGGCAACAGCATGAGTCGTGCGGGCGGCTGGCTACGTGCATTTTATCAATCAACTGAACACTGAATGTTTGCTTCACTGATGCAGTTTGGCCTGAATAGAGCAGCGCCCAGCCGTTTATTGGTCGATGCGGGATCGCGGACCAGCGAGAACCCCGGCTTAGCCAAAATCACTTCATCGTCTTTAGCCGTCCTCAAAACTCTACCTTGGCACTGAAACAATGTGCCAGGGCCTTGCGTGTCAAATTTTACCCCGGAAACCCTGTCAAATTATCCCATCTTGCCGCCGAACGATTCAGCATTGGCCAAATCTCGGCCTGACGGGTGCGATCTGCTCCACTCGGACGGGTCTTTACCAATTTCTTATATACCACCGAGGTGTGATGAACAGGTTCCCATATAAGAACAAGGGGGCTCGCTAATTAGCCACCATGTCTTGCGACAGGAGCCTTGCCGTCAATCCGCCTGCGCAGCCGCGCAGTCCAAGATATGGCGCCTCTACGGATACATAGGCACAGAGACAACGACATTCCCCTCGAGAGCCCGCCAATAACGCCTCGTTCCGACACTGAGAAGGAAGACGGCCGACCAGATGAAgtcgatgacgaagacgatggcaGCGACGAAAATGCGCTGCGGCCCCCGCGCCCGGTCTCTCTCGCGATATCGACGCATTCCATGGCCAAGAGGCCCGAGTCGCTGCTCCACGAGTCCTGTTTCCTCTTTGTCGTCTCCATGGCCCAGTTTCTAGGACAGACTGGCCTCGCTCTCTCCATCATTACCGCTCACATCATTGGTCAGAGCTGGGAGCATGTAAGCGATGGCCAGCTGAGCTGGTTCGCAGCTTCATTCTCTCTGACCAACAGCACCTTTATTCTCGTCGCCGGCAGGCTCGGTGACTTGTATGGCCACAGACGGCTCTTCATCGCCGGTTTCTTTTGGTATGGCTTGTGGTCTCTGCTGGCTGGCTTCAGC harbors:
- a CDS encoding histidine biosynthesis protein domain-containing protein; translated protein: MTRFRPCIDLHAGQVKQIVGGTLDSSSEALQTNHVSQHPAEYFAQLYRDNELEGAHVIMLGGGNDGAAKQALQAWPGRLQVGGGIKDTNAKEWIDAGAEKVIITSYLFPDGHFSQQRLDAVLGALGGDKAKLVIDLSCRRQGEKWFVAMNKWQTLTDMEINQESIKLLEPYCSEFLIHAADNEGLQRGIDEKLVERLAEWCSIPVTYAGGGRQLEDLETVKRLSRGKVDLTIGSALDCFGGTGVKFDDCVQWNRSQGV
- a CDS encoding amino acid permease domain-containing protein, producing MEDYSNDPKHDLTPEAAALAQLGHKQELKRNFSLISMLGLAFAILNTWTALAASITLALPSGGASSVIWGLIVAGICNLCQAASLAEFLSAYPTAGGHYVTGWINVSGWVALSATGGLLGSTFIVNIISLLHPDYEPKAWHQFLIYIGFALIALVINAFMTRILPLFTKAAFFWSVAGFVIISITVLATASPDYQSGEFVYGNFINEVGWPDGMAWLLGLLQGAFALTGFDAVAHMIEEIPEPHKEGPKIMLYCIGIGMFTGFIFLTALLFCIKDVDDVISAAYGPLLQIFMDATNSKAGSVCLLMFPLVCMLFTTVTLVATSTRMSYAFARDKGMPFSSVFAQVHPTLDVPINALLWTVAWVIIFGCIFLGSSSTFNAITSASVVALGVTYAIPPAINVLRGRKMLPENRSFRIPEPFGWIMNIVGILWAILTTVLFVFPPELPVTPANMNYCIVAFGVILLISGGTWVFGGRKTYKGPVVDIQGMFHGTVDGLDGLEGLDAAAQSDSVREDHSAEKK
- a CDS encoding NADH:flavin oxidoreductase / NADH oxidase family domain-containing protein; this translates as MISPRASGYPHSPGIWTNEQVAAWKAVTAAVHAQGSRIYLQIGALGRVANPRVLEEDAVLFGLPRDSVRFAAPSSIPCSKGHPTPAELTTEEINTLVKDFATAARRAVFDAEFDGVEVHGGYGYLIDQFIQDTSNQRTDCYGGSVENRSRFALEVMRAVVDAVGPERSAIRLSPWCSWQGMRMHDPMPQFIYLIQQLRGLKLAYLHLVEAFRARQTNSAEALFGDSNDILIRMWGMTSPIVLNHGFDATSAIEAIERYIGVADIAVSIGAPFMSNPDLVYRIKKGIPLTLPDRSKSHSVIDPDGYITYPFSDEWKAEQDARLRETNLGILRSVMEFYSTY